GTTGAACATCTCCGGCGGCACGGGCGGGGCGATGCGCAGCAGGCGCTCGTCGCCCATCTTCAGAATTTCACGAATCATGGTCGGGCTTCGTCAGTGTCCGGCTTGAGCGAATGATCGCGGCCCAGGCCCGAGACGTGTTGTTTGGGTTGCTCACCGAGTTCACCGGGGGCTTTCTCGCCCGGGTCTTTGCCCTCGCTGGACATGTGCTCGATCACCGCATTCATTTCCGCGCCGAGCAGCAGCACCGCCGCAGAAATATAGAAATACAGCAGCAGCACGATGATCGCCCCGATGCTGCCATACATCGCGTTGTAGTTGGCGAAGGTTTTGACGTAAAAGGCAAAACCCAACGAGGCAAGGATCCACACCACCACCGCGAGCACTGAACCTGGAGTGATGAAACGGAAGTCCTGTTTGACGTCGGGCATCACGTAATAGATCAGCGCCACGGCGACCATCATCAGAATCACGATGACCGGCCAGCGCGCGATGGTCCAGATGGTGACGATGGCTTCTTCCAGCCCGACCTGCCCGGCAATCCAGCCCATCACCTGTGGCCCGAGGACCATCAGCGCGGCGGCGATCAGGAGCATGCCGGCGATGCCGACGGTGTAGACGATCGACAAGGGGAAACGCTTCCAGATCGGTCGGCCCTCGACGACGTCGTAGGCGGCGTTCATCGCGCTCATCATCAGGCGGACGCCCGCGGACGCGGTGTACAGTGCGATGACGATACCGATGGAAAGCAGACCACCCTTGGACTGCTGCAACTGGTCGATCACCGGATTGACCTGCTCCAGCGCTTGCGGCGGCAAAACCAGTTCGGATTGCAATCGCAGCCAGGAGAAGAAGTCGGGCAGATGCAGGAAACCAATCAGCGCGATCAGGAACAGGATGAACGGGAACAGCGAGAACAGCATCTGGTAGGCCAGTGCCGAGGCGTAGGTCGACATTTCGTCATCGACGAATTCAGTGACCGTTCGCACCATCACTCGGTGCAGGGGCAGACCTTTCATGTCCGGAAATATCATTCGCGTCTCCTTTCGCCGCAATACAGGTTTGAAGTCGTGGCGACTCAGGGGCCGGTTTTTACATCACGGTAGCCTGTTTGGCGAACCTTGAAGGGTGTCAGCAGGATTTCGACACAAAAACGGCCATCCTTGGATGGCCGCTCGTGAATTTCGTTCAAGGCTCGATCAAGCCTTGTCGACACCTTTTTTCACGGCGTCCTTGGCGTCACCGACCGCTTGCTGGGCCTCGCCTTTCTTCTCTTGGACTTTGCCTTCGGCATGGAGCTTGTCATTGTCAGTAGCTTTGCCGACGCCTTGCTTGACGTTACCGACGGCTTCGTTGGCCATGCCTTTTACTTTATCGCCTGTGCTACTCATGGTGTTTCTCCGTGGTGCATGAAGGGAGGAAAAGTCAGTACGTAACGATTGACCGGTGCGCTTTGCGCCAAGTTTCATTTATTTTCACGGTTTCATTTCGTCGCGGCGCGCAGGTTGGGCTTTATGTTTGCTTGCGTTGCCCCGAGAATGCGCAGCATAGGGGCGCCATGCGCCAGTGAACCGATCCCGCAGGAATGTTATGAAACTCGATAAAACGCAGGCCATCGCCCGTCGCAACAAGGAACTGGGCGGCGCCGTGCTCGGCACCAACAACTGCCACTTCGCCGAACTGAACCGCAACCGCAACATCTGGTGGTTCGACCTGCCGGTGTCGCGTCTGGCCATCGGTCAGTACGAGTGGATTCACTTGCTGATGCACACGCCGGCCACCGACGAGTTGCTGCACCTGAAAGTGCCGACGGTATTCCTGCGGGAGAAGCTCGAAGGCCTGGTGATTCGCAACGAGGGCAAGCGTAAAGCGGCGCTGAGCCTGGAATTGAGCGCGGACAAGGATTCGTATCTGCAAGACATGCGGCCGGCGGGCACCAATGTGAATTTCGCGCCGTTTCGTCAATGAATCAAAAGATCGTCCGATCGCGGCCCGAGCCTGCGGCAGCTTTTACAGGAAACGCATTTCAATGTAGGAGCTGCCGCAGGCTGCGATCTTTGATCGTTCTCATGCTTTGCGTAGGAACGATCAATTGACCAACAAAAAGCCCCGCATCTGCGGGGCTTTTTGGTTTACGCGGCGCTCTTGGCCTTGAGCTTCTTCAGCTCTTCGTCACGCAATTCGCGGCGCAGGATCTTGCCGACGTTGGTGGTCGGCAGCGCGTCGCGGAATTCCACCGAACGCGGCACCTTGTAGCCAGTGACGTTGGCGCGCATATGGTCCATGACCTGATCTTTAGTCAGGGTCACACCCGGTTTGGCAACGATGAAGATCTTGATCGCCTCACCCGACTTCTCGTCCGGCACGCCGATCGCCGCGCACTGCAACACGCCCGGCAGGGTCGCCAGCACGTCTTCCAGTTCGTTCGGATAGACGTTGAAACCGGAGACCAGAATCATGTCCTTCTTGCGGTCGACGATGCGCATGTAGCCGTCCGGCTGGATCAGCGCGATGTCACCGGTCTTCAGCCAGCCGTCGCTGTCGAGCATTTCATCGGTGGCTTCCTGACGCTGCCAGTAGCCCTTCATCACTTGCGGGCCCTTGACGCACAGCTCGCCGATTTCGCCCAACGGCTGCTCGACACCGGCATCGTCTATGACTTTGCACAGGGTCGACGGCACCGGAATGCCGATGGTACCGATCTGGATGTGCTGGATCGGGTTGACCGTGGCGACCGGGCTGGTTTCGGTCATGCCGTAGCCTTCGCAGATGGCGCAACCGGTCACGGCTTTCCAGCGCTCAGCGGCCGCCAGTTGCAGGGCCATGCCGCCAGAAAGAGTGACTTTCAGTGCGGAGAAATCCAGTTTGCGGAAACCTTCGTTGTTGCACAGGGCCACGAACAGCGTGTTCAGCCCGACGAAACCGCTGAATTTCCACTTCGACAGTTCCTTGACCATCGCCGGCAGGTCGCGCGGGTTGCTGATCAGGATGTTGTGGTTGCCGATCAGCATCATTGCCATGCAATGAAAGGTGAACGCATAGATGTGGTACAGCGGCAGCGGAGTGATCAGAATCTCGCAGCCTTCGTTGAGGTTCGAGCCCATCAACGCCTTGCACTGCAGCATGTTGGCGACGAGGTTGCGGTGAGTCAGCATCGCGCCTTTGGCTACGCCCGTGGTGCCGCCGGTGTATTGCAGCACCGCGACATCGCCGCTGTCCGGATTGGCTTCGGCCACAGGCTGGCCGTGGCCCTTGCTCAGCACGTCGTTGAACTTGATGGCTTTGGGCAAGTGATACGCCGGCACCATCTTCTTCACGTATTTAATGACGCTGTTGATCAACAGACGCTTGATCGGCGGCAACAGATCGGCGACTTCGGTGACGATGACGTGTTTGACGCCGGTTTTCGGCACCACGGCTTCGGCCAGATGCGCCATGTTCGCCAGGCAAACAAGGGCCTTGGCGCCGGAATCGTTGAACTGGTGTTCCATTTCCCGCGCGGTGTACAGCGGGTTGGTGTTGACCACGATCAGCCCGGCACGAATGGCACCGAAGACCGCGACCGGGTATTGCAGAACATTGGGCAGTTGCACGGCGATTCGATCACCGGGCTGCAAGTCGGTATGCTGTTGCAGGTAGGCAGCAAATGCACCGGACAGCTCGTACAGTTCACCATAAGTGATCGTCTTGCCCAGGTTGCTGAAAGCCGGTTTGTTGGCGAAGCGTTGGCAGGATTGCTTCAACACTGCCTGAATGTTCGGATACTCGTCTGGATTGATCTCGGCAGCAATTCCAGCCGGGTATTTATCCTTCCAAAAGTCTTCGATCATGGAAGCCCACTCCTCAGCAACGCGAATTCTTCACCGCATTTGATGCGATTATTATTGGTGTGTGTTTTGTATTGGTGAATCCGGCGTTTTACTGGCCGAGAAGTCACAAAGCGCGCCGAGAGTAGCAGCTTTGCCGAGGGTCGACTAGAGCCAAAAGCGGCCCATACAGTCACATTTGTGACTCAAGAATAACCGGCAGTCATTTTAGAGCAAAAATCCTAGAAAGCCCCGAAAAGCCCACAATCCAAGGGTTTGAAAGCAAAAGATCGCAGCCTTCGGCAGCTCCTACATGGGAATACGTTCCCTGTAGGAGCTGCCGCAGGCTGCGATCTTTTGGCTTTGGGCCCTTAGGCGATATCGCGCAACTCGCGCCGCAGAATTTTCCCTACAGGTGTCATCGGCAAAGACTCACGCAGCACGATGTGCTTCGGCACTTTGTATGCGGTGAAATTCTCTTTGCAGTAAGCCTTCAGCTCTTCGAGGCTGACACCGGTTTCCCGCGCCACGACAAACAACTTCACCGCCTCCCCCGAACGCTCGTCCGGCACGCCGATTACCGCGCAGTTGGCGACTTTCGGGTGCGCCATTACCACGTCCTCGATCTCGTTCGGGTACACGTTGAAACCGGAGACGATGATCATGTCTTTCTTGCGATCGACGATGCGCACGAACCCGTCCGGGTCGATCACTGCGATGTCGCCGGATTTGAACCAACCTTCGGCATCCAGCACCTCAGCGGTGGCGTCGGGCTTGTTCCAGTAACCCTTCATGATCTGCGGGCCTTTGATGCACAACTCGCCACGCTCACCCATCGGTTGCTCGACGCCGTCATCGTTGATCACTTTCACCAAAGTACCCGGCACCGGCAGGCCCACGGTACCGAGCCGCGACTGGTCGCCATACGGATTGGTGCAAGCCACCGGCGAGGTCTCGGTCAGGCCGTAACCTTCGGTGATCCGGCAACCGGTCATCTGCTCCCAGCGCTCGGCGGTAGCTTTGACCAGCGCGGTGCCGCCGGAGTTGGTCAGCTTCAGGCTGGAAAAATCCAGCGTTTTGAAATCGGGATGGTCCATCAAGGCGACGAACAAGGTGTTCAAACCCAGCAGCGCCGAGAAACGCCAGTTTTTCAGTTCCTTGATGAATCCGGCGATGTCGCGCGGGTTGGAGATCAGCACGTTGTGATTGCCCGACACCATCATGCACATGCAATTCGCGGTGAACGCATAGATGTGGTACAGCGGCAGCGGCGCGATCATCACTTCCTGGCCTTCGCGCAACAATGGCTGGCCGTCCGGGCCAAGCTGCGCCAGGCAGGCGCGGACCTGTTGCATGTTCGCCACCAGATTGCCGTGGGTCAGCATCGCACCCTTGGCCAGACCGGTGGTGCCGCCGGTGTATTGCAGCACCGCGATGTCGTCGAGGCCGACGCTCAGCGGTTTGATACCCAGCCCCCGGCCCATGCGCAGCGCGCTTTTGAACGAGACCGCTTGCGGCAGCGAATACTCGGGCACCAGTTTCTTCACTTTGCTAACGATGGTATTGACCAGCCAGCCCTTGGCAAAGGGCATCAGGTCGCCCATTTTTGCTTCGATCAAATATTGAATGTCGGTGTCGGCCAGCACTTCCTGGACTTTCTGCCCGAACAGATTCAAGTAGACCAGCGCGCGTGCCCCGGAATCCTTGAACTGATGGCGCATCTCCCGCGGCGTGTACAACGGATTGGTGTTGACCACGATCAGCCCGGCGCGCAAAGCGCCGAACACGGCAATCGGATAATGCAGAACGTTGGGCATCTGCACCGCAATCCGGTCCCCCGGCACCAGATCGGTATGTGCCTGCAGATAACCGGCGAACGCCGCGCTCTGGCGTTCGAGCTCGGCGTAAGTAAGGGTGATGCCCATGCTGCTGAACGCCGGACGATCCGCAAATTTTTTGCAGGAACGCTCGAACACCTCGATCACCGACTTGAACTCACCCATGTCGATGTCCAGCGGTACGCCGGCCGGGCGTTTGTCGTTCCAGAAATCAGGTTGCATTATTCTTGTCCTCTTTACCTGAGCCGATCCGGGCCGCTTCTCTGTCACTTCTGAAAAGAGCGGGGCTTCACGGACACTAGCAGTTATGGCCATTGAGGCAAATACGGGCAAAGCCGTCATTGATCGTGTGAATCTTCCTGCCGTGGCGTGGGCTGATCAGACGCGCTATACAATGTCGGACTCTGTGCAAAGGAATCGCCATGATCCACCACACCCTCTGGCTGGACGCGAGTGACCGCAGCCGCCTGTTCGTCAACCAATGGCTGCCGGCGGCGCCGTTGAAGGCGGTAGTTCTGCTGGCCCATGGCATGGCGGAACACAGTGGCCGGTATGGGCGCCTGGCCGACACGTTTTGCGACAAAGGATACGGGGTGTATGCCCCGGATTTGCGCGGACACGGCAGAACGGCCGATCAGGGCAGCCTCGGGCATTTCGCTGACGATGACGGCTGGCGCAAGGTGCTTGGCGACCTCGCGATTCTCAATCAGCACATCGGCCAGCAACATCCCGGCGTGCCGATCATCCTGCTCGGCCACAGCATGGGCAGCTACCTCGCTCAAGCCTATTTATTGCATCACAGCGCCAGTCTGGCCGGAGCGATTCTCAGTGGATCGAATTTCCAGCCGGTCGCCCTTTATCGCGCCGCGCGGCAGATCGCCCGCCTGGAAAAACTGCGCCAGGGTGGCAAAGGGCGCAGTGCATTGATCGAATGGTTGTCGTTTGGCTCTTTCAACAACAAGTTCAAGCCGGTGCGTACACCGTTTGACTGGTTAAGCCGCGATCCGCAGGAAGTCGACAAATACGCTGCCGATCCGCTGTGCGGGTTTCGCTGCACCAATCAGCTGTGGATCGACCTGCTCGGTGGCTTGCAGCAAATCAGCAAAGCGTCCAATCTCGCCCAGATCGACTCCAGCCTGCCGCTGCTGGTTATCGGCGGAGAATGTGATCCGGTGAGCGAGGGCAAGCGTCTGACTGATCTGGCCAATGCTTTACGCAAGGCCGGCAGCCACCAGCTGCAATTGAAAATCTACCCGCAGGCGCGGCACGAATTGTTCAACGAAACCAATCGCGCTGAAGTGGTCGCCGATGTGCTGGCCTGGATCGATCAGGTTGTGAGCCATCCGCGGCTTCAGCGCAGTGAATAATCTTTTGTGGATCGATTTGATCCGCCACAGGAATCGAGACTGATGACTCAGGTTACCAACATCCCTTACGAAGCCCTCGAAGTCGGCCAGACGGCCAGCTACAGCAAGACCGTCGAAGAGCGTGACATTCAGCTGTTTGCCGCTATGTCCGGCGACCACAACCCGGTGCACCTGGACGCCGAATTCGCCGCAGCGAGCATGTTCAAGGAGCGCATCGCTCACGGCATGTTCAGTGGTGCGCTGATCAGCGCTGCCGTTGCCTGCGAACTGCCTGGGCCGGGGACTATTTATATTGGCCAGCAGATGAGCTTTCAAAAACCGGTGAAAATCGGCGACACACTGACGGTGCGTCTGGAAATTCTCGAGAAGCTGCCGAAGTTCCGTGTGCGCATTGCCACTCGCGTGTTCAACCAGCGTGATGAATTGGTGGTGGACGGCGAGGCTGAGATCCTCGCGCCACGTAAACAGCAGACTGTGACGCTGCCAACTTTGCCGGCGATCAGTATTGGCTGATTGAAAAGATCGCAGCCTTCGGCAGCTCCTACCTTGGAATACGCGCCTGTAGGAGCTGCCGCAGGCTGCGATCTTTTGCTTTTAAAACAAACATAAAAAAACGCCAGACTAGCTGGCGCTTTTTATCAGGCGACTAAATCTTACGAGTTAGCGCGAGCCTGGTTACGCAGGGCTTTCACTTGATCGTGGTTGCGTTGTACGCCGTGGTACTGACGCTCAACCAGATCCTTGATGCCTACCAGGTTGTGCTTGTTGATTTTCTCGATGGCTTCACGATAAGCCTTCAGGGCGTGGTCTTCACCGCGCTCGGCTTCATTCAGCACAGCCTCTTCGTCTTTACCGGTGAACATCGATTTGACGTCGACCCAGCGACGGTGCAGATCACCGGCAACGCTGGTAGAGGTTTCCGGATCGCCACCCAGCGAACGGACTTGAGCTTGCAGCTCAGCGGCTGCAGTTGCGCAATCAGCAGAGCGCTGTACGAACAGGGTTTTCAGCTCTGGGTGCTTGATGTCTTCGGCGCAAGTCTTGAACCCTTCCTGACCGTCCTTGCAGGTTTCAATCAGGTCGTTGAGTACAGAAATGGCTTCTTTATTCATGTCGGTCATTTTTCAATTCCTTGCGATGGGTTGAAGATGCAAGGGATATTGCAGTGTGCGTGCCAGCTTTTTTGTCAGGGATAATCCCTTATAAATCAATACGTTAAATATGATTGAACTATCTGTATTGTGGTTTTTTGCATGATCTGTCATTTGGCCTCCATGCAGAATGCCTGTATTTTCCAATGTGTTTCGAATCCAGACGAAAAACCGCATGAACCCCGAGAAACTCGAACTGCTGATCACACGCCAAAT
This window of the Pseudomonas fluorescens genome carries:
- a CDS encoding YihY/virulence factor BrkB family protein, with translation MIFPDMKGLPLHRVMVRTVTEFVDDEMSTYASALAYQMLFSLFPFILFLIALIGFLHLPDFFSWLRLQSELVLPPQALEQVNPVIDQLQQSKGGLLSIGIVIALYTASAGVRLMMSAMNAAYDVVEGRPIWKRFPLSIVYTVGIAGMLLIAAALMVLGPQVMGWIAGQVGLEEAIVTIWTIARWPVIVILMMVAVALIYYVMPDVKQDFRFITPGSVLAVVVWILASLGFAFYVKTFANYNAMYGSIGAIIVLLLYFYISAAVLLLGAEMNAVIEHMSSEGKDPGEKAPGELGEQPKQHVSGLGRDHSLKPDTDEARP
- a CDS encoding MaoC family dehydratase yields the protein MTQVTNIPYEALEVGQTASYSKTVEERDIQLFAAMSGDHNPVHLDAEFAAASMFKERIAHGMFSGALISAAVACELPGPGTIYIGQQMSFQKPVKIGDTLTVRLEILEKLPKFRVRIATRVFNQRDELVVDGEAEILAPRKQQTVTLPTLPAISIG
- the fadD1 gene encoding long-chain-fatty-acid--CoA ligase FadD1, with protein sequence MIEDFWKDKYPAGIAAEINPDEYPNIQAVLKQSCQRFANKPAFSNLGKTITYGELYELSGAFAAYLQQHTDLQPGDRIAVQLPNVLQYPVAVFGAIRAGLIVVNTNPLYTAREMEHQFNDSGAKALVCLANMAHLAEAVVPKTGVKHVIVTEVADLLPPIKRLLINSVIKYVKKMVPAYHLPKAIKFNDVLSKGHGQPVAEANPDSGDVAVLQYTGGTTGVAKGAMLTHRNLVANMLQCKALMGSNLNEGCEILITPLPLYHIYAFTFHCMAMMLIGNHNILISNPRDLPAMVKELSKWKFSGFVGLNTLFVALCNNEGFRKLDFSALKVTLSGGMALQLAAAERWKAVTGCAICEGYGMTETSPVATVNPIQHIQIGTIGIPVPSTLCKVIDDAGVEQPLGEIGELCVKGPQVMKGYWQRQEATDEMLDSDGWLKTGDIALIQPDGYMRIVDRKKDMILVSGFNVYPNELEDVLATLPGVLQCAAIGVPDEKSGEAIKIFIVAKPGVTLTKDQVMDHMRANVTGYKVPRSVEFRDALPTTNVGKILRRELRDEELKKLKAKSAA
- a CDS encoding ferritin-like domain-containing protein, whose amino-acid sequence is MTDMNKEAISVLNDLIETCKDGQEGFKTCAEDIKHPELKTLFVQRSADCATAAAELQAQVRSLGGDPETSTSVAGDLHRRWVDVKSMFTGKDEEAVLNEAERGEDHALKAYREAIEKINKHNLVGIKDLVERQYHGVQRNHDQVKALRNQARANS
- the fadD2 gene encoding long-chain-fatty-acid--CoA ligase FadD2, encoding MQPDFWNDKRPAGVPLDIDMGEFKSVIEVFERSCKKFADRPAFSSMGITLTYAELERQSAAFAGYLQAHTDLVPGDRIAVQMPNVLHYPIAVFGALRAGLIVVNTNPLYTPREMRHQFKDSGARALVYLNLFGQKVQEVLADTDIQYLIEAKMGDLMPFAKGWLVNTIVSKVKKLVPEYSLPQAVSFKSALRMGRGLGIKPLSVGLDDIAVLQYTGGTTGLAKGAMLTHGNLVANMQQVRACLAQLGPDGQPLLREGQEVMIAPLPLYHIYAFTANCMCMMVSGNHNVLISNPRDIAGFIKELKNWRFSALLGLNTLFVALMDHPDFKTLDFSSLKLTNSGGTALVKATAERWEQMTGCRITEGYGLTETSPVACTNPYGDQSRLGTVGLPVPGTLVKVINDDGVEQPMGERGELCIKGPQIMKGYWNKPDATAEVLDAEGWFKSGDIAVIDPDGFVRIVDRKKDMIIVSGFNVYPNEIEDVVMAHPKVANCAVIGVPDERSGEAVKLFVVARETGVSLEELKAYCKENFTAYKVPKHIVLRESLPMTPVGKILRRELRDIA
- a CDS encoding CsbD family protein — its product is MSSTGDKVKGMANEAVGNVKQGVGKATDNDKLHAEGKVQEKKGEAQQAVGDAKDAVKKGVDKA
- a CDS encoding alpha/beta hydrolase — translated: MIHHTLWLDASDRSRLFVNQWLPAAPLKAVVLLAHGMAEHSGRYGRLADTFCDKGYGVYAPDLRGHGRTADQGSLGHFADDDGWRKVLGDLAILNQHIGQQHPGVPIILLGHSMGSYLAQAYLLHHSASLAGAILSGSNFQPVALYRAARQIARLEKLRQGGKGRSALIEWLSFGSFNNKFKPVRTPFDWLSRDPQEVDKYAADPLCGFRCTNQLWIDLLGGLQQISKASNLAQIDSSLPLLVIGGECDPVSEGKRLTDLANALRKAGSHQLQLKIYPQARHELFNETNRAEVVADVLAWIDQVVSHPRLQRSE